The Halococcus salifodinae DSM 8989 genome window below encodes:
- a CDS encoding DUF1269 domain-containing protein translates to MNELIVLAFDNEDGALNVRDKLNELQKQELITLGDAAVVVREGDGKPKVKQAQSLVGAGALGGSFWGLLIGLIFFAPILGMAVGAVTGALSGRFADIGVDDEFIKEVGETIEPGHSALFLLVVDAQTDRIIEEIDSYNPTVLRTNLSAEDEENLREAFAADDIVA, encoded by the coding sequence ATGAACGAACTGATCGTACTCGCCTTCGACAACGAAGACGGCGCACTGAACGTCAGGGACAAACTGAACGAACTCCAGAAACAGGAGCTCATCACGCTCGGCGACGCGGCAGTCGTCGTCCGGGAGGGTGACGGCAAGCCGAAAGTCAAGCAGGCCCAGAGCCTCGTCGGCGCGGGCGCGCTCGGCGGCAGCTTCTGGGGACTGCTGATCGGCCTCATCTTCTTCGCGCCGATCCTCGGGATGGCCGTCGGTGCGGTCACCGGCGCGCTCTCGGGTCGATTCGCCGACATCGGCGTGGACGACGAGTTCATCAAGGAGGTCGGTGAGACCATCGAGCCCGGCCACTCCGCACTCTTCTTGCTCGTGGTCGACGCCCAGACAGACCGCATCATCGAGGAGATAGACTCGTACAACCCGACCGTGCTCCGGACGAACCTCTCGGCCGAGGACGAGGAGAACCTCCGCGAGGCGTTCGCCGCCGACGACATCGTCGCCTGA